One stretch of Stegostoma tigrinum isolate sSteTig4 unplaced genomic scaffold, sSteTig4.hap1 scaffold_156, whole genome shotgun sequence DNA includes these proteins:
- the LOC132207776 gene encoding zinc finger protein 892-like, with translation MRSTGGKGEPEESDEEQARKLEHLQSVNSNLAADSNEMLNSSCLEYHQALIMEAKTSVRTEKPWKCEDCEKEFKYPSSLESHQCGHTGERPFTSPDCGKGFI, from the exons ATGCGCAGTACCGGAGGCAAAGGAGAGCCGGAGGAATCGGATGAGGAACAGGCGCG GAAGTTGGAGCATTTGCAGTCAGTGAACTCAAATCTCGCTGCAGATTCTAACGAAATGTTGAATTCATCATGTCTTGAATATCATCAGGCTTTGATCATGGAAGCCAAAACCAGTGTTCGCactgagaaaccatggaaatgtgaggactgtgagaaggaattcaaatatccatcttccctggaaagtcatcagtgtggtcacactggagagagaccgttcaccagccctgactgtggaaagggattcatttga